From Triticum aestivum cultivar Chinese Spring chromosome 4A, IWGSC CS RefSeq v2.1, whole genome shotgun sequence, a single genomic window includes:
- the LOC123088141 gene encoding silicon efflux transporter LSI3 yields MVLAHTSKVVLGCVAFGIFWVLAVFPSVPFMPVGRTAGSLLGAMLMVLFRVISPEDAYAAIDLPIIGLLFGTMVVSIFLERADMFKYLGNLLQWKSRGPKDLLFRVCIVSAIASALFTNDTCCVVLTEFILKVARQNNLPPQPFLLALATSSNIGSAATPIGNPQNLVIAVESGISFGQFLLGVFPAMIVGVLTNAAILLCYFWRYLAVEPADQERGGVVSTGPELVGDDEVTSHRFTPARMSHVSSLNPDDFDCVSEPIIRSASVNGDLRSRSVNSNSNAAADADMQFSIRSLRSSSMSHEMVEVSTVPVLDGASSRKFTRTASQQRSVIIEDAPPSSPTDDEAAANGDKDKGELPEVVEKRWKVLVWKTAVYLITLGMLIALLMGLNMSWTAITAALVLLALDFTDAQACLEKVSYSLLIFFCGMFITVDGFNKTGIPNTMWELVEPYSRIDSARGVALLGLVILILSNVASNVPTVLLLGTRVAASAAAISPASERKAWLILAYVSTVAGNLTLLGSAANLIVCEQARRAQFFGYNLSFWSHLRFGVPSTIVVTAIGLLIVSSY; encoded by the exons ATGGTGCTGGCGCACACGTCCAAGGTGGTGCTGGGATGCGTGGCGTTCGGCATCTTCTGGGTGCTGGCGGTGTTCCCCAGCGTGCCCTTCATGCCGGTGGGCCGCACCGCCGGCTCGCTGCTGGGCGCCATGCTCATGGTGCTCTTCCGCGTGATCTCCCCGGAGGACGCGTACGCGGCCATCGACCTCCCCATCATCGGCCTCCTCTTCGGCACCATGGTGGTGTCCATCTTCCTGGAGCGCGCCGACATGTTCAAGTACCTCGGCAACCTGCTCCAGTGGAAGAGCCGCGGCCCCAAGGACCTGCTCTTCCGCGTCTGCATCGTCTCCGCCATCGCCTCCGCGCTCTTCACCAACGACACCTGCTGCGTCGTCCTCACCGAGTTCATCCTCAAGGTCGCGCGCCAGAACAACCTCCCGCCCCAGCCGTTTCTCCTCGCCCTCGCCACCAGCTCCAACATCGGCTCCGCCGCAACGCCCATCGGCAACCCGCAGAACCTCGTCATCGCCGTCGAGAGCGGCATCTCCTTCGGCCAGTTCCTCCTCGGCGTCTTCCCGGCCATGATCGTCGGCGTGCTCACCAACGCCGCCATCCTCCTCTGCTACTTCTGGCGGTACCTCGCCGTCGAGCCGGCCGACCAGGAGCGCGGCGGCGTCGTCTCCACGGGGCCCGAGCTCGTCGGCGACGACGAGGTCACCTCGCACCGCTTCACGCCCGCCAGGATGTCGCACGTCTCCTCGCTCAACCCGGACGACTTCGACTGCGTCAGCGAGCCCATCATCCGGAGCGCCAGCGTCAACGGCGACCTGCGCAGCAGGagcgtcaactccaactccaacgccgccgccgacgccgacatGCAGTTCTCCATCAGGTCCCTCCGCTCCTCCAGCATGTCGCACGAGATGGTGGAGGTCTCCACCGTCCCCGTCCTCGACGGCGCCTCCTCCAGGAAGTTCACCAGGACCGCCAGCCAGCAGAGGAGCGTCATCATCGAGGacgcgccgccgtcgtcgcccacGGACGACGAGGCCGCCGCCAACGGCGACAAGGACAAGGGGGAGCTTCCCGAGGTGGTGGAGAAGAGGTGGAAGGTGCTGGTGTGGAAGACGGCCGTGTACCTCATCACCCTCGGCATGCTCATCGCCCTCCTCATGGGCCTCAACATGTCCTGGACCGCCATCACCGCCGCTCTCGTCCTCCTCGCGCTCGATTTCACCGACGCACAGGCCTGCCTCGAGAAG GTGTCCTACTCGCTGCTCATCTTCTTCTGCGGGATGTTCATCACCGTGGACGGGTTCAACAAGACCGGCATACCCAACACCATGTGGGAGCTGGTGGAGCCCTACTCGCGGATCGACAGCGCCAGAGGCGTCGCGCTCCTCGgcctcgtcatcctcatcctctcaAACGTCGCATCAAATGTTCCCACAG TTCTGCTGCTGGGGACGAGGGTGGCCGCGTCGGCCGCGGCGATCTCACCGGCGTCGGAGAGGAAGGCATGGCTGATACTGGCGTACGTGAGCACGGTGGCCGGGAACCTGACGCTGCTGGGGTCGGCGGCGAACCTGATTGTGTGCGAGCAGGCGAGGCGCGCGCAGTTCTTCGGCTACAACCTGTCCTTCTGGAGCCACCTCCGGTTCGGGGTGCCGTCCACCATCGTCGTCACCGCCATCGGCCTCCTCATCGTCAGCAGCTACTGA